A region of Rhizobium grahamii DNA encodes the following proteins:
- a CDS encoding organic hydroperoxide resistance protein, with protein MTKIEKVLYTGKTHTTGGRDGAARSDDGELDIKLSPPGSTRAGTNPEQLFAAGWSACFIGAIGLAAGKHKVKLPTDLSVDAEVDLGTTDGAYFLQARLNVRLPGLDAELARTLVEEAHQTCPYSKATRGNIAVELNIV; from the coding sequence ATGACTAAGATCGAGAAGGTTCTCTACACCGGCAAGACCCATACCACCGGCGGCCGTGATGGCGCTGCGCGCAGCGACGACGGCGAACTGGATATCAAGCTTTCTCCTCCCGGAAGCACCCGTGCCGGCACCAACCCGGAGCAGCTCTTCGCCGCCGGATGGTCCGCCTGCTTCATCGGCGCCATCGGGCTCGCAGCCGGCAAGCACAAGGTAAAGCTCCCCACCGACCTTTCTGTCGATGCCGAAGTGGATCTTGGAACCACCGACGGCGCCTACTTCCTGCAGGCGCGGCTGAACGTTCGTCTGCCGGGCCTCGATGCCGAGCTGGCGCGGACGCTGGTCGAGGAAGCGCACCAGACCTGCCCTTACTCAAAAGCGACACGCGGCAACATCGCCGTCGAGCTCAATATTGTCTGA
- a CDS encoding porin has translation MTIRMMLISSAAALAAVSGAQAADAIVAAEPEAVEYVRVCDAYGTGYFYIPGTETCLKISGYIRTQVNAGPNASATTGNGSTVANNSDWDMYTRGQVQFTAKSDTEYGPLTGVIVLQTNADNASSQAAVLDSAYIDIAGIRAGLFYSWWDDGLSGETDDIGSKVTLHNSFRYQYEADSFYAGISADELEDGVFKTGENGNNIGIAVGLGGKAGIFTYQITAGYDTDNEEGAVRAMGTVAIGPGTLGLAGVYSSNPNSYYSKSEWAIVAEYAVKATDKLKITPAVQYYGNYGAINGNTDFANVDAWKYGVTVDYQIVDNLYAKATVNYLDADNADGVTTGFFRLQRAF, from the coding sequence ATGACTATTCGTATGATGCTCATCAGCTCGGCAGCGGCTCTCGCAGCCGTATCGGGCGCTCAGGCTGCAGACGCTATCGTCGCTGCTGAACCGGAAGCTGTAGAATACGTTCGCGTTTGCGATGCTTACGGCACCGGCTACTTCTACATCCCGGGCACGGAAACCTGCCTGAAGATTAGCGGCTACATCCGTACGCAGGTCAACGCAGGCCCGAACGCTAGCGCGACGACCGGCAACGGCTCGACTGTCGCTAACAATTCGGACTGGGACATGTACACCCGCGGTCAGGTTCAGTTCACCGCCAAGAGCGACACTGAATACGGCCCGCTCACCGGCGTTATCGTTCTGCAGACCAATGCGGACAACGCTTCGTCGCAGGCTGCTGTCCTCGACTCCGCTTACATCGACATCGCAGGCATCCGCGCCGGTCTGTTCTACAGCTGGTGGGACGATGGTCTCTCCGGCGAAACCGACGATATCGGCTCGAAGGTAACGCTGCACAACTCGTTCCGCTACCAGTACGAAGCTGACAGCTTCTACGCCGGCATCAGCGCCGACGAACTGGAAGACGGCGTCTTCAAGACCGGCGAAAACGGCAACAACATTGGCATCGCAGTTGGCCTCGGCGGCAAGGCTGGCATCTTCACGTACCAGATCACTGCTGGCTACGACACCGACAACGAAGAGGGCGCTGTTCGCGCCATGGGTACCGTTGCAATCGGTCCTGGCACCCTCGGTCTCGCAGGCGTCTACTCCAGCAACCCGAACTCCTACTACAGCAAGTCTGAGTGGGCTATCGTTGCTGAATACGCCGTCAAGGCAACCGACAAGCTGAAGATCACCCCGGCCGTTCAGTACTACGGCAACTACGGCGCGATCAACGGCAACACGGACTTCGCTAACGTTGATGCTTGGAAGTACGGCGTAACCGTCGACTACCAGATCGTTGACAACCTCTATGCAAAGGCGACCGTCAACTACCTCGACGCCGACAACGCTGACGGCGTAACGACGGGCTTCTTCCGCCTGCAGCGCGCGTTCTGA
- a CDS encoding ATP-binding protein, producing MSSRGAVSLVGFWPRTLRSRLFIILLAGLAVAYGLSFSVLYTERSMSAKAVMLGTLESDVATSIAVLDRLPADERAALVDRLGRGNYQFVLGPGIAGVPDTSSRGAEIAAKIEDAAGSRFPIRMEKIPGDVTRLQAHLTLSDGNPLTIDITPRGVMPIAQWLPYVFGIQMLLVVLCAWLAVRQAIRPLADLAAAADALDPNTKAPLLSDTGPSEVANAARAFNAMRDRIAHYLEERVQILAAISHDLQTPITRMRLRADMADDSTEKTKLLQDLGEIERLVQDGIAYARSSHGNGEKLSRIDLASFVESICYDYQDTGKAVSLVSAVSGTAATKPHALRRILSNFIDNALKFAGSADVSVERKEDGQIAITVMDRGPGIPVEQLEAAMQPFFRLEQSRNRETGGAGLGLAIAQQLAAAIGGSVRLYNRDGGGLAAEITIG from the coding sequence ATGAGCAGCCGAGGCGCCGTCAGCCTTGTCGGGTTCTGGCCGCGAACCCTGAGGTCCCGGTTGTTCATCATCCTGCTTGCCGGGCTAGCGGTTGCCTACGGGCTTTCCTTCAGCGTTCTCTATACGGAGCGCTCGATGTCGGCGAAGGCGGTGATGCTCGGAACGCTCGAGAGCGATGTCGCAACGTCGATCGCCGTGCTCGACCGGCTACCGGCCGACGAGCGCGCAGCCCTGGTCGATCGATTGGGCCGCGGTAACTATCAATTCGTTCTCGGACCGGGAATCGCCGGCGTTCCGGACACCTCCAGCCGCGGCGCGGAAATCGCCGCCAAGATCGAGGATGCCGCGGGCAGCCGCTTTCCGATCCGCATGGAAAAGATCCCCGGGGATGTGACCCGGCTGCAGGCGCATCTGACGTTGAGCGACGGGAACCCGCTGACGATCGACATCACACCAAGGGGCGTCATGCCGATTGCGCAGTGGCTTCCTTATGTGTTCGGCATCCAGATGCTGCTCGTGGTGCTCTGTGCGTGGTTAGCGGTTCGGCAAGCCATTCGTCCGCTTGCCGATCTTGCGGCGGCTGCCGATGCTCTTGATCCGAATACCAAGGCGCCGCTGCTCAGCGATACCGGACCCAGCGAAGTCGCGAATGCGGCACGCGCCTTCAACGCGATGCGCGATCGTATCGCCCACTATCTCGAAGAGCGCGTGCAGATCCTGGCGGCGATCTCGCATGACCTGCAGACGCCGATCACGCGCATGCGTCTGCGTGCTGACATGGCGGATGATTCAACGGAGAAAACCAAACTTCTGCAGGATCTCGGAGAGATCGAGCGACTTGTGCAGGACGGTATTGCTTATGCGCGCAGTTCGCATGGAAATGGCGAGAAGCTTTCCCGCATCGATCTGGCATCGTTTGTCGAGAGCATCTGCTACGACTATCAGGACACCGGCAAAGCGGTGTCGCTCGTCAGCGCGGTCAGCGGTACGGCGGCAACCAAGCCGCATGCCTTGCGGCGCATTCTCTCCAACTTCATCGACAACGCGCTGAAGTTCGCCGGATCGGCCGACGTTAGCGTCGAGCGCAAGGAGGATGGCCAGATCGCGATCACGGTGATGGATCGAGGGCCAGGCATTCCAGTGGAGCAGTTGGAGGCGGCGATGCAGCCATTCTTCCGGCTGGAACAGTCGCGCAACCGCGAGACGGGTGGGGCGGGGCTCGGCCTTGCCATCGCCCAGCAGCTGGCCGCCGCGATCGGCGGCTCGGTCAGGCTCTACAACCGCGACGGCGGCGGGCTGGCGGCGGAAATCACCATCGGCTGA
- a CDS encoding RrF2 family transcriptional regulator → MIDTRFSTAMQIVISVAVNDEAGVRTTSQSLAQALDTSSSFVRKLLLPLAEANILVASAGGKGGVRLARPRNDIQLAEIYAVVTGNKRLWATRHEIPHEGLVGENICDLSEYLCDRAEQAVVDMLGSVTIEDSVAELRRLEAQKHPSGADEQEAASERVSQERHAAE, encoded by the coding sequence ATGATCGATACTCGTTTCTCGACCGCCATGCAGATCGTGATAAGCGTCGCGGTGAACGATGAAGCGGGTGTTCGGACCACAAGCCAGTCGCTGGCGCAGGCGCTCGATACGAGTTCCAGTTTCGTGCGTAAACTTCTTCTGCCGTTGGCCGAAGCAAATATTCTGGTCGCGTCGGCGGGTGGCAAGGGCGGGGTGCGGCTAGCACGCCCGAGGAACGATATCCAGCTTGCCGAGATCTACGCTGTCGTCACTGGCAACAAACGGCTCTGGGCAACCCGGCACGAGATTCCGCACGAGGGGCTGGTCGGCGAAAACATCTGCGATCTCTCCGAATATCTTTGCGATCGCGCCGAGCAGGCGGTCGTCGATATGCTGGGATCGGTAACGATAGAAGATAGCGTTGCGGAATTGAGAAGGCTTGAAGCGCAGAAGCACCCGTCGGGGGCTGATGAGCAGGAAGCGGCGTCGGAGCGCGTCAGCCAGGAACGCCATGCTGCCGAGTAA
- a CDS encoding CorA family divalent cation transporter, which produces METTAAKISRISYGAEPGIRFALLLDGKGGCRQLDMAGMCAWKPADGVIWLHLERDHPAAAAWVNVEGRFDPLVSEALLEEETRPRVEPVEEGLLIILRGVCATSPEEAEEPHPDIDLVPLHLWVDVNRVVSLRDSGHYITALRDIRAALEKGKGPQRSGDLLALIGDKLVRDLEPVLDAMDEEVDELDEMIFHGDAGEVRERLKLLRRRSVQLRRYLAPQRDALSRIEHDDATWLVERDKLRLREVIDKLMRFIEYLDAIRDRTGILHDDLSTVISERIARNSNRLAALAALLLPPSVVAGLFGMNVGGIPGVNDTWAFIIIVAFVTISSVATLWVLRRIGWL; this is translated from the coding sequence ATGGAGACGACAGCTGCAAAGATCTCCCGGATCAGCTACGGGGCCGAACCCGGAATACGCTTCGCCTTGCTCCTGGATGGCAAGGGTGGCTGTCGGCAGCTCGACATGGCAGGCATGTGTGCCTGGAAGCCCGCTGATGGTGTGATCTGGCTTCATCTCGAGCGCGATCATCCGGCGGCGGCGGCCTGGGTCAACGTCGAAGGGCGCTTCGATCCGCTTGTCTCCGAGGCTCTGCTGGAAGAGGAAACGCGGCCGCGCGTCGAGCCTGTCGAGGAAGGGCTGCTGATCATTCTGCGCGGTGTCTGCGCGACGTCACCTGAGGAGGCGGAAGAGCCGCATCCGGACATTGACCTTGTGCCTCTGCATTTGTGGGTCGACGTCAACCGCGTCGTCTCGTTGCGCGACAGCGGGCACTACATAACGGCTCTTCGCGATATCCGTGCCGCGCTCGAGAAAGGGAAGGGGCCGCAACGCAGCGGCGACCTTCTGGCTCTCATCGGTGACAAGCTCGTGCGCGATCTAGAGCCAGTGCTGGATGCGATGGACGAGGAAGTCGACGAGCTCGACGAGATGATTTTCCATGGTGACGCGGGCGAGGTTCGCGAGCGGCTGAAGCTGCTGCGCAGGCGTTCTGTTCAGCTGCGTCGCTATCTCGCGCCGCAGCGTGACGCGCTCAGCCGCATTGAGCATGATGACGCAACCTGGCTTGTCGAGCGCGACAAGTTGCGGTTACGCGAGGTCATCGACAAGCTCATGCGCTTCATCGAGTATCTCGACGCGATCCGCGACCGCACCGGCATTCTGCACGACGACCTTTCGACGGTGATCAGCGAGCGAATCGCGCGCAATTCCAACCGTCTCGCGGCCCTTGCAGCTCTTCTTCTGCCCCCGAGTGTCGTCGCCGGCCTGTTCGGCATGAATGTCGGCGGCATTCCTGGCGTCAACGACACCTGGGCCTTCATCATCATCGTCGCCTTCGTGACGATTTCGTCCGTCGCGACACTGTGGGTTCTCAGGCGCATCGGCTGGCTTTAG
- a CDS encoding GcvT family protein, producing MAEFPQKAKVVIIGLGGIVGASIAHHLVERGWDDIVGIDKSGIPTDIGSTAHASDFCYTTSHDNLSVWTTLYSIDFYEKMGHYARIGGLEVARTGDDSWMEEIKRKLSSAKAFGTRAHYVSPAEIKEKFPLIEEDQVMGGMFDPDAGLVIPRSQTVAGKLVDAAEKAGKLKVFANTPAKSLIVEGGRIKGVVTHRGTIMADHVIVCAGLWGRLIAEMVGEDLPVMPVDHPLTFFGPYNEFEGTGKEIGFPLLRDQGNSAYMRDTGDPKTTEGGQIEWGYYETTNPRMCHPRELLEKHEARLSPSQRDLEMEQIIEPLERAMELTPILGELGYNEGHSFNGLLQVSAGGGASCGESQKVRGLWYCVAIWVKDGPGYGKLIADWMTDGRTKIDHASIDYSRFYQHQLTENFIADRCFEAAQKIYFPAVHTREPYASSRNIKRSPFYEREKELGGYFMELGGWERAHGYAANEHLLEKYGDRVPVRANEWDSRHFWRVSNAEHLAMSEDCGIVNLSHFYMFDVEGPDHVELMEWVAAAKIGGDANIGKGIYTHFLDDEGMVRADLTIIRMADRCRVIDGADAGPRDFNYIKRIAEDKGFNVTVTDVSEKFVTIGIWGPNARETLRKVVADPAGLDAENFAFAAIKPIEIAGKTVTAFRISYVGEQGWELHMKYEDGLAVWDALRSTGVMAFGVETYANSRRMEKSLRLQNADLLTEYNLLEADLARPKVKEADFRGKAKHLEYKAREHQPAMLCTLVMTENVDAKGVARYPVGSMPVLDPETGKTLVDELGRRSFTTSVAFGPTVGKNIALAYLPWDYCQVGRKLQVEYFSETYPVEVVGVGYKPIYDPENLKPRS from the coding sequence ATGGCAGAATTTCCTCAGAAGGCAAAGGTCGTCATCATCGGGCTAGGCGGCATCGTGGGGGCGTCCATTGCCCACCATCTGGTCGAGCGCGGCTGGGACGATATCGTCGGCATCGACAAATCAGGCATTCCGACCGATATCGGCTCGACGGCACACGCCTCTGACTTCTGTTACACGACAAGCCACGACAATCTCTCGGTCTGGACGACGCTCTACTCGATCGATTTCTACGAAAAGATGGGGCACTACGCTCGTATCGGCGGCCTCGAAGTCGCGCGTACCGGCGACGATTCCTGGATGGAAGAAATCAAGCGCAAGCTGTCCTCGGCAAAGGCTTTCGGCACGCGCGCGCATTATGTCAGCCCCGCCGAGATCAAGGAAAAGTTCCCGCTGATCGAGGAAGACCAGGTGATGGGCGGCATGTTCGACCCCGACGCCGGCCTCGTCATTCCGCGCTCCCAGACCGTTGCCGGCAAGCTGGTCGATGCCGCTGAGAAGGCTGGCAAGCTCAAGGTTTTCGCAAATACCCCGGCAAAGTCGCTGATCGTCGAAGGCGGTCGCATCAAGGGCGTCGTAACGCATCGCGGCACGATCATGGCCGACCATGTCATCGTCTGCGCCGGTCTCTGGGGCCGCCTCATTGCCGAGATGGTCGGGGAAGATCTTCCGGTCATGCCTGTCGACCACCCGCTGACCTTCTTCGGGCCGTATAACGAGTTCGAGGGGACCGGCAAGGAAATCGGCTTCCCGCTCCTGCGCGACCAGGGCAATTCCGCCTATATGCGCGACACTGGCGATCCCAAGACCACCGAAGGTGGCCAGATCGAATGGGGTTACTACGAAACGACCAATCCGCGCATGTGCCATCCGCGCGAGCTTCTCGAAAAGCATGAGGCGCGTCTGTCTCCGTCCCAGCGCGACCTCGAAATGGAGCAGATCATCGAGCCTCTCGAGCGCGCGATGGAGCTGACGCCGATCCTCGGAGAGCTAGGCTACAACGAAGGCCACTCGTTCAACGGCCTGCTGCAGGTTTCGGCCGGCGGCGGCGCTTCCTGCGGCGAAAGCCAGAAGGTGCGCGGCCTCTGGTATTGCGTTGCCATCTGGGTCAAGGACGGCCCGGGCTACGGCAAGCTGATCGCCGACTGGATGACCGATGGCCGCACCAAGATCGATCACGCCAGCATCGACTATTCGCGCTTCTACCAGCACCAGCTGACGGAAAATTTCATCGCTGACCGTTGCTTCGAGGCGGCACAGAAGATCTATTTCCCGGCCGTGCATACGCGCGAGCCCTACGCGTCCAGCCGCAACATCAAGCGCTCGCCCTTCTATGAGCGCGAAAAGGAACTCGGCGGCTATTTCATGGAGCTCGGCGGTTGGGAGCGTGCGCACGGCTATGCTGCCAACGAGCACCTGCTTGAGAAATACGGCGACCGCGTTCCTGTCCGCGCGAACGAGTGGGACAGCCGCCACTTCTGGCGCGTTTCCAATGCCGAGCACCTGGCGATGAGCGAGGACTGCGGCATCGTCAACCTCAGCCACTTCTACATGTTCGACGTCGAGGGCCCTGACCATGTCGAGCTGATGGAATGGGTTGCCGCTGCCAAGATCGGCGGCGATGCCAACATCGGCAAGGGGATCTACACCCACTTCCTCGATGATGAGGGAATGGTGCGCGCCGACCTTACCATCATCCGCATGGCTGACCGCTGCCGCGTCATCGACGGCGCGGATGCCGGCCCGCGCGACTTCAACTACATCAAGCGCATCGCCGAGGATAAGGGCTTCAACGTCACGGTGACCGACGTATCGGAGAAGTTTGTCACCATCGGCATCTGGGGTCCGAATGCCCGCGAAACGCTGAGGAAGGTGGTTGCAGACCCGGCTGGTCTCGATGCGGAGAACTTCGCATTCGCGGCGATCAAGCCGATCGAGATTGCAGGCAAGACCGTTACCGCCTTCCGCATTTCCTATGTCGGGGAACAGGGCTGGGAACTTCATATGAAGTATGAAGACGGACTGGCTGTATGGGATGCGCTGCGTTCCACCGGCGTCATGGCGTTCGGTGTCGAAACCTATGCGAACTCGCGCCGCATGGAGAAGAGCCTTCGCCTGCAGAACGCCGATCTCCTGACCGAGTACAATCTGCTGGAAGCAGATCTCGCTCGTCCGAAGGTCAAGGAAGCAGACTTCCGTGGCAAGGCGAAGCATCTGGAATACAAGGCGCGCGAACATCAGCCGGCCATGCTCTGCACGCTTGTCATGACTGAGAATGTCGATGCGAAGGGTGTCGCCCGCTATCCTGTTGGCAGCATGCCGGTTCTCGATCCAGAGACAGGCAAGACGCTGGTGGATGAACTCGGCCGCCGCTCGTTCACGACGTCTGTCGCCTTTGGCCCGACCGTTGGCAAGAACATTGCCCTTGCCTACCTGCCTTGGGACTATTGTCAGGTCGGCCGCAAATTGCAGGTCGAGTATTTCAGTGAAACCTATCCCGTCGAGGTCGTCGGTGTCGGTTACAAGCCGATCTACGACCCCGAAAATCTCAAGCCGCGCAGCTAA